GGCGGCCATGACGGTCACCGGGGGCGCGGACGCGCTGCTGCACGTGCGGGCGCGGGACGTGGAGCACTTCGAGGAGGTGCTGGAGCGGATCCGCGTCGAGCCCTTCATCCGGAAGACGATCAGCGTGATGGTGCTGTCCCACCTTCTCCCGGAAAGCCCGGAAGCCGGCGCCACCCATGCGGCACCGGAGTAGCCCGCGTCCAAACGCAGAAGTCGTGCGTCGTGCGGAAGAAGTACGCAATGATGCTGCGTATCCGCGCAGCTTTCCTTTCTTGTCCCGCGTGTCCCTCCGTTTCTACCGTGGTGTCACGCCTCAGTGACACTCAGGAAAGCGGAGGGAACACTCTGTGGCCGAAAGCCGTGTGCCGCGCAGTCGGCGCTTCCTCGTCTGCGAACCCAGACACTTCGCCGTGCAGTACGCGATCAATCCCTGGATGCACCCCGACCGGCCGGTCGACGTCGACCTCGCCCGTGAGCAGTGGCAGGACCTGATCCGCACCTACCGGGCCCACGGCCACACCGTGGACTCGGTGGAGCCGGTGCCGGGCCTGCCCGACATGGTCTTCTCCGCCAACGCGGCCTTCGTGGTCGGCGGCCGGGTCTTCGGCTCCCTGTTCCACGCCCCGGAGCGGCGCCCCGAGTCGCTGCACTACGACACCTGGTTCAAGGCGGCCGGGTACGCCGTCCACCGCCCCGAGTCGGTCACCGAGGGCGAGGGCGACCTGGTGTGGACCGGTCGGTACGTGCTGGCCGGCACCGGGTTCCGCACCACCCGGGAGGCGCACCGGGAGGCGCAGGAGTTCCTGGGGCACCCGGTGATCGGCCTGACCCTGGTGGACCCGTACTTCTACCACCTGGACACGGCCCTGTTCGTCCTCGACGAGGACAACATCGTCTACTACCCGGAGGCGTTCTCGCCGGGCAGCCGGGAGGTGCTGCGGCGCCTGTTCCCGGACGCGGTGCTCGCCACCCGCGACGACGCGATGGCGTTCGGCCTGAACTCCGTGTCCGACGGCCGGCACGTGTTCATCGCGCCCCAGGCCGAGGCGCTGTCCGGGCGCCTGGCCGACCATGGTTACGTCCCCGTCCCCGTCGACCTGTCGGAGTTCCACAAGGCCGGCGGTGGCATCAAGTGCTGCACCCAGGAGATCCGCTGATGACCGCACCCGCGCGCACGCGTACGTCCGACGACCTCATCCGGGCGGAGGAGCCGGTCCTCGCGCACAACTACCACCCGCTGCCCGTGGTCGTCGCCCGGGCCGAGGGGTCCTGGGTCGAGGACGTCGAGGGCCGCCGCTACCTGGACATGCTGGCGGGCTACTCGGCGCTGAACTTCGGTCACCGGCACCCCGCGCTGATCGAGGCCGCGCACCGCCAGCTGGACCTGCTGACGCTGACCTCGCGGGCCTTCCACAACGACCGGCTCGCCGGGTTCGCCGAGCGGCTCGCCGCGCTCACCGGCCTCGACATGGTGTTGCCGATGAACACCGGCGCCGAGGCGGTGGAGAGCGGCGTCAAGGTGGCCCGCAAGTGGGCGTACGACGTGAAGGGCGTCCCCGCCGACCGGGCCACGATCGTGGTGGCGGCGGGGAACTTCCACGGCCGTACGACGACCATCGTCAGCTTCTCCACCGACGAGCAGGCCCGGGCGGGCTTCGGCCCCTTCACACCGGGGTTCCGGGTCGTGCCGTACAACGACCTGGCCGCGCTGGAGGCGGCGGTCGACGAGACGACCGCCGCGGTGCTGCTGGAGCCCATCCAGGGCGAGGCCGGGGTGATCATCCCGGACGAGGGCTATCTGGCGGGGGTGCGCGAGCTGACCCGCCGCAAGGGCTGTCTGTTCGTCGCGGACGAGATCCAGTCCGGTCTCGGCCGCACCGGCCGCACGCTCGCCGTCGAGCACGAGGACGTCGTCCCGGACGTGCTGCTGCTCGGCAAGGCGCTCGGCGGCGGCATCGTGCCGGTGTCGGCGGTGGTGGCCCGGCGCGAGGTGCTCGGTGTGCTGCACCCGGGCGAGCACGGCTCCACCTTCGGCGGCAACCCGCTCGCCGCGGCGGTCGGCACGGCGGTGGTCGAGCTGCTGGAGACCGGGGAGTTCCAGCGCCGGGCGGCCGAGCTCGGACTCGTGCTGCGCGGCGGCCTGACCGAGCTGGTCGGCAAGGGTGTGACCGGCTTCCGCTCGCGTGGCCTGTGGGCGGGTGTCGACGTCGACCCGGCGCTCGGCACGGGCCGGGAGATCAGCGAGCGCCTGATGCGGGAGGGCGTGCTGGTCAAGGACACGCACGGCTCCACGATCCGGCTGGCGCCCCCGCTGACCATCTCGGCCGACGAGCTGCGCTCCGCGCTCGGCGCGCTGGAGAAGGTGCTCACCGAGGGCAGCTGAGACGGGGACAAGACGGGATGAGACAGGGGTGAGACGGGGGCGGGGCCCGGCCGGTGACCGGCCGGGCCCCGCCCGTTGTGTCGCCGCTCAGCCCGTCGTCGCTCAGCCCGCGCTCTCGCCGAGCAGCCTCTTCATCTCCGCGATCTCGGCGCTCTGAGCGGTCGCGATGGCGGCCGCCGCGCGCTTGGCGGGGCCGTACGCGCCCTTGCCGCGCTCGGTGGCCGCCATCGCGACGGCGCCCTGGTGGTGTTCGACCATCAGGGACAGGAACCGGGTGTCGAAGTCCCTGCCGGTGGCCTTCCTCAGGGCGGCCATGTCGTCGTCGCCCATCATGCCGGGCATGCGGGCCGCACCGGGCGTGCCGGTCGCGCCGCCGTGGTTCGCGTGGTCCATGCCGGGCATGCCGGCCATGCCGTCCCGGCCCGTGTGGCCGGCGTGGTCGGTGCCGGCCGCGGGGACCTGCTCGTGCCAGCCCTTCAGCCAGCCGGTCATGGTGCGGATCTCCGGGGCCTGTGCCTTCTCGATGCGCGCGGCCAGGTCCTTCACCTCGGGCGAGGAGGCCCGGCCGGCGGCGAGGCGTGCCATCTCCAGGGCCTGCCGGTGGTGCGGGATCATGCCCTGCGCGAAGGCCACGTCCTGGGCGTTGTGGGTCGCGGCGCCGGGCGCGCCGGTGGCGGCGGACCCGCCGTGGGCCGCGTGGGCTCCCGCGTCGCCGCCGTCGGCGCCGCAGGCGGCGAGGACGAGGGACGCGGCGCCGGCCACCACGGCGAGGGCGGTGCGGCGTGTCAGGGTACGGACGGTCATGCTGAACTCCTGCTGAAGGTAGGGATCTTCGGGCACGCGTGGGAGCACGGCCGCACGCCGTGCGGCCGTCGGGCCTCTAGATCCGCAGGAGTTGGAGTTCCGCCAGGGAGGGTGGCGCGCGGGCGCCGTCGGGTGCGCCCGCCGTGCAGGTTCGCGGTGCACCGGCCGGCACCGGGTCGGCCAGCGGGTCGGGGACGAGCACGGGCGGCTGGGGTGCGCCGGTGACCGCGCCGGACGCGCAGGTGGGATCGGCGTGGTGGGGACGGTGGTCCCCGCAGTGGCCGTCGCCTCCGGGGCAGTCGTCCTGGGCGGTGAGCACGGTCCCCTGGTGCGGGGAGCCGGCGTGCGCGGCGTGGGCGGTGCCGCCGCCGGGGGCCAGCGCGTGCATGCCGAACAGGCCGGCCAGTACCGCGAGGACGAGCAGCGCACGCCACGGCCGCCGGGGCGGTCGCGGGGGCTGCTGTCCGGTGCTGCGCATCGGGGACATCCTACGAGGCGGCGGCGGCCGGGCTCACGGGGACCCGCCGCGACGCTGTCGTCCAGGCGGCGTGGAGCGCCTTCGCCCGGCTCCGGTCGCTCCACCCGGGCACCGCGGATCCTCCCCGTGGCGGGCGCCGGGGCGGCCGGATCAGCCGCGGGCATCAGCCACGCGGAGGGTGTGCGGAGGTCCGGGAGCGCCCGTACCAGTCGTGCACCACGGTGCTGTCCACCACGAGGTCCTGGACGGACGCCCGGCGCCGGCTGACCGGGATCCACAGCAGGCCCAGCGGGAAGACCAGATACAGCAGCGCCCGCAGCACGGCGGCGACCGGTCCGAGCCGCGCCCCGGACCTGCGGGTGACCCGCAGGCCCATCAGATGGTCGCCGGCGGTGCGCCCGGCGGTGCCCCAGCTGCCCGCCAGGTAGACGAGCGCGACGGCGGAGCCGAGGATCGCGCCGCCTCCGAAACCCAGGTCGGGGTACCCGCCGGGCGGGCCGAGGAGCAGATGGCCGAGCGCCGCCCAGCCGAGTTCGACGGCCGCGACGACGGCGAGGACCACGAGGACGTCGACCGCCGCCGCGATCACCCGCGAGACGATCCCGGCCGGTCGTCCCTGGACGACCGCCGGGTGGTGCGCGGGCGCCATCGAGGTCACGGGGCCTCCGCTCCGCCGCCCGGGTCACCGGGCCGCCCGCCGGGCGGTGGCCGGGACTCGGGTCCCGCCCCGTCCCCGTCCGGGCCGCCGCGGTGCAGCAGCCGCTCGGCGATCCGGTCCACGAACCGGTCGGCACGGGCGTTCTGTTCACGGAACGTGTCCAGCGTCTCCGCCGTGATGCTGCCCCCGGTGTCCCGGACGATCCGCCCGACGTCCAGGTCCTCCAGGACCCGCTCGGTGTACGTCAGCAGGTCCACCCGGGCGAGGACCGCGTCGATGTCGAGCCGCCGGGCGACCCGGTCGACGTCCAGCCGGTCGGCCACGGCGTCGAGGTCGACACGGTCGACGACGGCGTCCACGTCGACGCGGTCGATCACGCCGTCGACGTCGACGTGGCCGATCACGGCGTCGAGATCGACCCGGGCCAGGAGGGCGTCGAGGTCGACCCGGGCCAGGGCCGCGTCCAGGTCGATCCGGGCGAGCACCGCGTCCAGGTCGAGGCGGGACAGCAGGGCGTCCGGGTCGATCCGCCCGGCGACGCGGTCCACGTCCAGCCGGCCGGCCACCGCGTCCAGGTCCACGCGGGACAGGAGGGTGTCGACGTCGACCCGGGCGAGGAGGGCGTCGACGTCGACCCGGGCGAGCACCGCGTCCAGGTCGAGGCGGGACAGGACGGCGTCGAGGTCGATGCGGCGGGCGATCCGGTCGACGTCCAGCCGGTCGGTCACCGCGTCCAGGTCGATCTCGTCGACGACCGCCGCCGTCAGGGCTCTGACCACGGCACGCGCGAGCGGTCGCGCCTCGTTCCGGGCCCGCTCCCGTTCCGCGGCCCCCCGCGCGCTCCAGTGGGCGACCCTGCGGTCCACCGCGTGCAGCACGGTCGGGGGCACGAGCAGCCGCGTCGTGGCGCGCGCCCAGTTCCCGGCCCGGTCGGCCGTGTCCGCGACCGCGGACACCGAGCGGCGCTGCACTTCGAGGGCGAGGCCGAGCACGGCGTCGCCGAGCGGCCCCGGCCGGCCCGGACGCCGATAGCGGGGGCGCGCGGCGGCCACCGTCTGCGCGGCGATGTCGGCGAGGCCCACGACCAGCCGGGTGACACCGGTGACCAGGGGCCGGGCCAGGGCGTCGCCGCCCGTTCCACCGGCCGGGGACGAGAGGGGCGGGTCGCCCGCGGTGCTGCTCACACCGGCATCGGACCACACCGGGCCCCCGGCTGCCCTCACCCGCCGTGGGTGATCTCCCCACCCGTCCTCACCCACCCGTGGCCACCTTCTGGAATACCCCCCAGGGGTATACTGTTGGCGTCTGGTGAACCACACCGACACGGGGAGGCCGACGATGGATCACAGTGAGCACAGGCACCACGAGAGGCACGAAAACCACGAGAGCCACGAGAGCCACGAGAGCCACGAGGAGCTTGGACCCCGCGGGCACGGGCGCCGCGAACAGGACGCGCAGCACGAGCACCCGCACGTACACCACCAGCACTCCGCCGGCACCTCCTGGCGCACGGCCGCCCAGGCGACGCTGCACTGCCTGACCGGTTGCGCCATCGGCGAGGTGCTGGGCATGGTCGTCGGCACGGCGGCCGGGCTGGGCAACGCGGGCACCGTCGTCGTCTCGATCGCCCTGGCCTTCGTCTTCGGCTACGCGCTCACGATGCGGGGCGTCCTGCGCGCCGGACTCCCCGTGCGGCAGGCGCTGAAGGTCGCGCTGGCCGCGGACACGATGTCGATCGCGGTGATGGAGCTGATCGACAACACGGTGATGGTGGGCGTCCCCGGCGCCATGGACGCGGGCCTGTCGCAGGCGCTGTTCTGGATCTCGCTCGCGGTGTCCCTGGTCCTGGCCTTCGCGCTGACGACGCCGGTGAACCGGTGGATGATCGGCCGCGGCATGGGGCACGCGGTGGTGCACGCGTACCACTGACGTACGGTCCGTGCGGTCACCTCACGTACGCCATGCGGTCCACCCACTGGGACAGCGTGAGCGAGCCGGCCAGGGTCTTGCGGGCCGAGCCGTCGCGGCGGCATCGGCGCTCCGGGCGATGGCGCGGCCGCCGCTCGGAGCCGTCGTCGGTCAGGGCCTCGCGCAGGGTGGCCAGGTGGCCGGCCACGGCGGCGAGGCAGTCGTACTCGTCGCGGCACGCGGCGCAGACCGCCAGGTGCGGGACCACGGCCGCGGCCTCCAGGGGCGTCAGCAGCTTCAGGGCGTGACCGGCCAGCAGGTCGCGGTACGCGCGGCAGTCCTCGACGGAAGCGGACATGGGGCGACTCCTCTCCGTGGTACGACGCGAGGCGTGCTGTGACACGCCGGAAGGGGTTTCGGGGGGGTCCGGCGATACCGGCCCGGACCAGTCCCCTGCGTCGTGCCTCCAGACTCGCCCAGGAGCACCCCTCGGCGCGTCGTCCCGGCGCAGTCAGTCCTGGGTACTGCGGGCGCAGTAGCCGGCGGGCTCCGTCGTCGTGCTGACCAGTCCGCACTGGTACGCGATGACGACGAGCTGGGCCCGGTCGCGGGCGGCCAGCTTGGTCATGGCCCGGTTGACGTGCGTCTTCGCGGTCAGCGGGCTGACGAACAGGCGTTCGGCGATCTCTTCGTTCGACTGCCCGAGGGCGACCAGCCGGGTCACGTCCCGCTCGCGGGGGGTCAGGCACTCCAGCCGCTCGTGCACCACGGTCGTGCAGGGCTCCGGCTGGGCCAGGAAGCGTGTGATCAGCGCCCGGGTGGCCCCGGGCGACAGCAACGCCTCGCCGGCCGCGACCGTGCGGACGGCGTCGAGCAGCTCCTCGGGCCGCGCGCCCTTGCCGAGGAACCCGCTCGCGCCCGCGCGCAGCGCCTGGGCGACGTACTCGTCGTTCTCGAAGGTGGTCAGGATGAGCACCTTCACCGCCGCGAGATCGTCGGTCTCGCTGATCAGACGCGTGGCGTCCAGACCGTCGAGCTCCGGCATCCGGATGTCCATGAGGACCACGTCGGGCCGCTCGGCCGCGGCCAGCTCCACGGCCTCCCTGCCGTTCGACGCCTCCCCCACCGTCTCCATGTCGTCGGCGGAGTCGAACAGCATCCTGAAGGTGCCGCGCAGCAGTGCCTGGTCGTCGGCCAGCAGTACCCGGATCGTCACGCCCGTCTCTCCTCCAGCAGTCCGTCCGGCACCGGCTCGCCGGTCGCCGAGCCCGGTCGCAGCGGCAGTTCCGCGGTCACGGTGAAGCCGCCCTCGGGCCGCGCCCGCGCGGTGAGCCGGCCGCCCACGCTGGCCGCACGCTCACGCATGCCGATGAGCCCGTGGCCGGTCCCCGCGCGAGGCTCGTGCGGCCCGGCCCGCCCGTCGTCCTCGACCGTGATGGTCAGCCACTGCGGGCGGTAGTGCAGGAACAGGCGGGCGTGGTCGGCCGCCGCGTGCTTGCGCACGTTGGTCAGGGCCTCCTGCACGATGCGGTAGGCGGCCAGGTCCACCGCCGGTGCCAGGGGCTCCACGACGCCGTCGCGGGTCTGCCGTACGGCGAGCCCCGCCCGCTCGAAGGAGGCCAGCAGGGCCGGCACCTCGGCCAGGCCGGGGATCGGGTCGCGCGGTGCCTCGGGATCGTCGGACTGCCGCAACAGACCCACGGTGACGCGCAGTTCGTCGAGGGCGGAGCGGCTGGTCTCCTGGATGTCCGTCAGCGCGGCGAGTATCTGGCCGGGGCGCCGCTCCCCCAGGTGGACGGCGACACCGGCCTGCGCGTTGATCAGCGCGATGTGGTGGGCGACGACGTCGTGCAGTTCGCGCGCGATGCGCACCCGTTCGGCCGCCACCCGCTGCCGGGCCTCCTGCTCCCGGGTCCGCTCGGCGTGCTCGGCCCGTTCCTCCACGGCCGCCACGTAGGCGCGGCGCGAGCGCACCCCGTCCCCCACCGCCGCCGGCAGGGCGGTCCAGGCCAGCAGGGCGGCGTTGTCCGGCTCGAGCCAGGAGTCCGGCGCGTGCAGGACGTCCGCCCCGACCAGCAGGGCGGCCGAGGCCGCGGCCATGGTCCAGGCGGTCCGCCGGTCGGTGCGGGCCGCGACCGTGTAGACGGACACGATGATGGGGCTGGTCACCAGCGGGCTCTCGCGGAATCCGAGGAGCTGGAACCCGACCCCGCAGGCGACCGCCACCGCCGCCACGGTGAAGGGGTGCCTGCGGCGCCAGAGCAGGGCGAAGCAGCCGAGCGCGGCGAGCAGCAGGGCGGGCCAGCGCAGCGAGAAGCGGTGCTCGTGCGGGACTATGGACGCGGCCACGACCGACAGCACGAACAGTCCGGTCGCCCCCAGCGCGTTGCGCATCCCGCTCGTCAGCCACCGTCCGTTCCCGCCACCGCCGATCGCCGCCATGGCACCACCGTAAGGACGCGGGCCGCCCCCTGCCGCGCGGCCGCCGCCTCCCTGGGCCCTTCGGGTGACGGGCCGTCGTCCCCGCTTCCACGGCCAGCGGCCACAGGGCCGCGACCGCCTCACCCCCGGGCGGGTCCGCCACGACCGCGTCACGGCCGACGGTGACGCGTCGGGGGTCACCGCCTCCCTGGCCGAGTTCGAGCGGACGGCCTGTCAGGACGGGTAGCCGGAGGACGCCGGACGCGTTCCCCGCGCCCGCCCCTGCCCTTACACTGACACCCCTGCAGCAGCCGGTTGACGTGCGAGAACGCGGCGGTCGAGGCGACCCGCCAGAGTGAGGAGC
Above is a genomic segment from Streptomyces collinus Tu 365 containing:
- a CDS encoding DUF6153 family protein, giving the protein MRSTGQQPPRPPRRPWRALLVLAVLAGLFGMHALAPGGGTAHAAHAGSPHQGTVLTAQDDCPGGDGHCGDHRPHHADPTCASGAVTGAPQPPVLVPDPLADPVPAGAPRTCTAGAPDGARAPPSLAELQLLRI
- a CDS encoding RDD family protein, with amino-acid sequence MAPAHHPAVVQGRPAGIVSRVIAAAVDVLVVLAVVAAVELGWAALGHLLLGPPGGYPDLGFGGGAILGSAVALVYLAGSWGTAGRTAGDHLMGLRVTRRSGARLGPVAAVLRALLYLVFPLGLLWIPVSRRRASVQDLVVDSTVVHDWYGRSRTSAHPPRG
- a CDS encoding sensor histidine kinase; the protein is MAAIGGGGNGRWLTSGMRNALGATGLFVLSVVAASIVPHEHRFSLRWPALLLAALGCFALLWRRRHPFTVAAVAVACGVGFQLLGFRESPLVTSPIIVSVYTVAARTDRRTAWTMAAASAALLVGADVLHAPDSWLEPDNAALLAWTALPAAVGDGVRSRRAYVAAVEERAEHAERTREQEARQRVAAERVRIARELHDVVAHHIALINAQAGVAVHLGERRPGQILAALTDIQETSRSALDELRVTVGLLRQSDDPEAPRDPIPGLAEVPALLASFERAGLAVRQTRDGVVEPLAPAVDLAAYRIVQEALTNVRKHAAADHARLFLHYRPQWLTITVEDDGRAGPHEPRAGTGHGLIGMRERAASVGGRLTARARPEGGFTVTAELPLRPGSATGEPVPDGLLEERRA
- a CDS encoding DUF4396 domain-containing protein; translated protein: MDHSEHRHHERHENHESHESHESHEELGPRGHGRREQDAQHEHPHVHHQHSAGTSWRTAAQATLHCLTGCAIGEVLGMVVGTAAGLGNAGTVVVSIALAFVFGYALTMRGVLRAGLPVRQALKVALAADTMSIAVMELIDNTVMVGVPGAMDAGLSQALFWISLAVSLVLAFALTTPVNRWMIGRGMGHAVVHAYH
- a CDS encoding zf-HC2 domain-containing protein translates to MSASVEDCRAYRDLLAGHALKLLTPLEAAAVVPHLAVCAACRDEYDCLAAVAGHLATLREALTDDGSERRPRHRPERRCRRDGSARKTLAGSLTLSQWVDRMAYVR
- a CDS encoding DUF305 domain-containing protein; the encoded protein is MTVRTLTRRTALAVVAGAASLVLAACGADGGDAGAHAAHGGSAATGAPGAATHNAQDVAFAQGMIPHHRQALEMARLAAGRASSPEVKDLAARIEKAQAPEIRTMTGWLKGWHEQVPAAGTDHAGHTGRDGMAGMPGMDHANHGGATGTPGAARMPGMMGDDDMAALRKATGRDFDTRFLSLMVEHHQGAVAMAATERGKGAYGPAKRAAAAIATAQSAEIAEMKRLLGESAG
- the rocD gene encoding ornithine--oxo-acid transaminase, which codes for MTAPARTRTSDDLIRAEEPVLAHNYHPLPVVVARAEGSWVEDVEGRRYLDMLAGYSALNFGHRHPALIEAAHRQLDLLTLTSRAFHNDRLAGFAERLAALTGLDMVLPMNTGAEAVESGVKVARKWAYDVKGVPADRATIVVAAGNFHGRTTTIVSFSTDEQARAGFGPFTPGFRVVPYNDLAALEAAVDETTAAVLLEPIQGEAGVIIPDEGYLAGVRELTRRKGCLFVADEIQSGLGRTGRTLAVEHEDVVPDVLLLGKALGGGIVPVSAVVARREVLGVLHPGEHGSTFGGNPLAAAVGTAVVELLETGEFQRRAAELGLVLRGGLTELVGKGVTGFRSRGLWAGVDVDPALGTGREISERLMREGVLVKDTHGSTIRLAPPLTISADELRSALGALEKVLTEGS
- the ddaH gene encoding dimethylargininase, whose protein sequence is MAESRVPRSRRFLVCEPRHFAVQYAINPWMHPDRPVDVDLAREQWQDLIRTYRAHGHTVDSVEPVPGLPDMVFSANAAFVVGGRVFGSLFHAPERRPESLHYDTWFKAAGYAVHRPESVTEGEGDLVWTGRYVLAGTGFRTTREAHREAQEFLGHPVIGLTLVDPYFYHLDTALFVLDEDNIVYYPEAFSPGSREVLRRLFPDAVLATRDDAMAFGLNSVSDGRHVFIAPQAEALSGRLADHGYVPVPVDLSEFHKAGGGIKCCTQEIR
- a CDS encoding response regulator transcription factor, yielding MTIRVLLADDQALLRGTFRMLFDSADDMETVGEASNGREAVELAAAERPDVVLMDIRMPELDGLDATRLISETDDLAAVKVLILTTFENDEYVAQALRAGASGFLGKGARPEELLDAVRTVAAGEALLSPGATRALITRFLAQPEPCTTVVHERLECLTPRERDVTRLVALGQSNEEIAERLFVSPLTAKTHVNRAMTKLAARDRAQLVVIAYQCGLVSTTTEPAGYCARSTQD